The Streptomyces sp. NBC_00162 genome window below encodes:
- a CDS encoding response regulator, which produces MSTPIKVMIADDQMMVRQGFTVLLNAQPDIEVVGQAVDGADAVAKVGELGPDVVLMDIRMPGMGGIEATSVITGAADATVKVLVLTTFDLDEYVYEALRAGASGFLLKDASADQLAEAVRVVAAGEALLSPNITKRLITEFSRLGAPRAPSRARIDELTERETEVLSLVAQGLSNAEIAAHLTVAEQTVKTHVGRILVKLGLRDRTQAAVFAYETGLVRPTGY; this is translated from the coding sequence ATGAGCACCCCGATCAAGGTGATGATCGCCGACGACCAGATGATGGTCCGGCAGGGCTTCACCGTGCTTCTCAACGCCCAGCCCGACATCGAGGTGGTCGGCCAGGCCGTCGACGGGGCCGATGCCGTGGCCAAGGTCGGTGAGCTGGGACCGGACGTGGTGCTGATGGACATCCGCATGCCGGGGATGGGCGGCATCGAGGCCACGTCCGTCATCACGGGCGCCGCCGACGCCACCGTGAAGGTGCTGGTGCTGACCACCTTCGACCTCGACGAGTACGTGTATGAGGCGCTGCGGGCCGGGGCCTCCGGGTTCCTGCTCAAGGACGCCTCGGCCGACCAGCTCGCGGAGGCGGTGCGGGTGGTGGCGGCCGGCGAGGCGCTGCTCTCGCCGAACATCACGAAGCGGCTGATCACGGAGTTCTCCCGGCTGGGGGCGCCGCGCGCGCCGTCGCGGGCGCGGATCGACGAGCTGACCGAGCGGGAGACCGAGGTCCTGTCGCTCGTGGCCCAGGGCCTGTCGAATGCGGAGATCGCGGCGCACCTGACCGTGGCGGAGCAGACGGTGAAGACCCATGTGGGCCGGATCCTGGTGAAGCTGGGCCTGCGGGACCGGACCCAGGCGGCGGTGTTCGCGTACGAGACGGGGCTGGTCCGTCCGACGGGCTACTGA